In one Gadus chalcogrammus isolate NIFS_2021 unplaced genomic scaffold, NIFS_Gcha_1.0 GACHA071, whole genome shotgun sequence genomic region, the following are encoded:
- the LOC130378317 gene encoding uncharacterized protein LOC130378317, which translates to MRSGTYGRPVARTRQRQTFHCFLNLGQYRAGLAQRLKIKSGSVPTLLGSATNLEKTPDTISIKVEEDIGGGLPALEDCDAFGDRSTERNATSEILGVDAPGSSHMSSHSEELKILSVYGKGEGPLAEDGHDTLFTASEVEALNSLSADHSAAKSQERGERLVCREELSVQQQTPDTISIKVEEDIGGGLPAVEDCDAFGDRSTQCGATSEILGVVAPGSSHMSSHSEELLQTPDTISIKVEEDIGGGMPAVGW; encoded by the exons atgaggtcaggaacatatggccgtcccgttgctagaacacggcagcgccaaacatttcactgcttcctcaacttgggccaatacagagctggacttgctcaacgtctgaaaatcaagtctggatcagtaccaactctcctcggctcagctacaaacctcgaaaaa ACCCccgacaccatttcaatcaaggttgaagaggatattggtggaggcttgcccgccttag aagactgcgatgcctttggagaccgtagcactgagcgcaacgccacctcagagattctgggtgtAGAcgcacctggctcctcccacatgtccagccacagcgaggaactgaagatcctgagcgtctacggaaaaggggagggcccactggcagaggacggccatgacaccctcttcaccgcgtcagaagtggaggccctgaactcgctgtctgcggaccacagcgcggccaagagccaggagcgcggcgagcggctggtctgccgtgaggagctgagtgtgcag cagcagaccccagacaccatatcaatcaaggttgaagaggatattggtggaggcttgcccgccgtag aagactgcgatgccttcggagaccgtagcactcagtgtggcgccacctcagagattctgggtgtggtcgcccctggctcctcccacatgtccagtcacagcgaggaactgctg cagaccccagacaccatttcaatcaaggttgaagaggatattggtggaggcatgcccgccgtCGGTtggtaa
- the LOC130378312 gene encoding zinc finger protein 607-like, which translates to MLPARQNTWKRILQTPDTISIKVEEGIGGGLPAVEDCDAFRDRSTQRGATSESLGVVAPGSSHMSSHSEELKILSVYGKGEGPLAEDGHDTLFTASEVEALNSLSADHSAAKSLERAERLVCREELSVQQQTPDTISIKVEEDIGGGMPAVEDNDIRDCSTQRGATSESLRVDAPGSSHMSGHSGELRILSVYGQGEGPLAVDGHDTLFAASELEALSSLSADHSVAKSLNCSVRLVRLEELTGHQGGRKGRPGVLCGKVVPNNANMIVHMRTHSGEKPYKCDQCTKRFSLKGTLNRHMMNHSGKITRKSAAAHRHYLLCPVCLRTQESLSCHLRRVCMKDKTPPQILEVVEKAKKDVCDLLKNGRAFSYAVLKQIVSSPNPFEGLIEELKYHHLFVTGVPPPLPIGNPRLVTETLSECPGRHPEKQSHLMWNLAAAMSFFNVDKRKLLGLPEKGPVKRLLEKGPALSQWSLPAMVTIVLSLSLL; encoded by the exons atgttgcctgccagacagaACACCTGGAAACGCATACTT cagacccccgacaccatttcaatcaaggttgaagagggtattggtggaggcttgcccgccgtag aagactgtgaTGCCTTcagagaccgtagcactcagcgcggcgccacctcagagagtctgggtgtggtcgcccctggctcctcccacatgtccagccaCAGTGAGGAactgaagattctgagcgtctacggaaaaggggagggcccactggcagaggacggccatgacaccctcttcaccgcgtcagaagtggaggccctgaactcgctgtctgcggaccacagcgcggccaagagcctggagcgcgccGAGCGGTTGGTCTGCcgtgaggagctgagtgtgcag cagcagaccccagacaccatttcaatcaaggttgaagaggatattggtggaggcatgcccgccgtag aagacaatgacatcagagactgcagcacgcagcgcggcgccacctcggagagtctgcgtgtggacgcccctggctcctcccacatgtcgggtcacagcggggagctgcgcatcctgagcgtctacggacaaggggagggccctctggcggtggacggccatgacaccctctttgccgcatcagaactggaggccttgagctcgctgtctgctgaccacagcgtggccaagagcctgaactgcagcgtacggctcgtccgccttgaggagctgactgggcatcagggcggccgcaagggccggcccggtgtcttgtgtggaaaggttgttcccaacaatgccaatatgattgtccacatgaggactcactctggggagaagccctacaagtgtgaccaatgcacgaagcggttcagtctgaaaggcaccCTGAATAGACACATGATGAATCACTCTGGAAAAATCACCAGGAAATCTGCAGCTGCACATAGACACTATCTACTCTGTCCAGTTTGTTTGAGGACCCAAGAGTCTCTATCCTGTCACCTGCGCAGAGTCTGCATGAAGGATAAGACACCACCACAGATCCTAGAGGTGGTTGAAAAGGCCAAGAAAGATGTGTGTGACCTCCTGAAGAATGGACGGGCTTTTAGTTATGCAGTCCTGAAGCAAATCGTCTCATCACCAAATCCATTCGAAGGATTGATTGAGGAGCTGAAATACCATCACTTGTTTGTGACGggagtccctcctcctctgcccattGGTAATCCAAGGTTGGTCACCGAAACCCTTTCTGAATGCCCTGGGAGGCACCCGGAGAAACAGAGCCATCTGATGTGGAATCTTGCGGCAGCAATGAGCTTTTTCAATGTAGACAAGAGAAAAC TGCTGGGCCTTCCGGAGAAGGGACCCGTCAAGAGGCTCTTGGAGAAGGGACCAGCCCTCAGTCAGTGGAGTCTTCCAGCCATGGTGACCATTGTGCTCTCCCTCAGCCTTCTTTGA